The genomic segment CGCCTCGATGGCGGCCGCCTGTTCGGCAAGCATGGCCGAGACCTCGCCGGGCGAAGGCCCGCCGAGCGTCCGGCGCACCTCGACGAAGTGGAGCGGGTCGAGCGCCTGCCGGAGTTCCTCGTCAGACATGGAGATGGTGCGGCCCACAACCGCCAAGGCGGCATCGTGCAGGAGGCTTACCGTCCACTCGGTGGGCGCAAGCTTGCGTTGCCGGGCCACGTCTACCAGCCGGCTGGCGACCGAGTGCGCCTGTCGAAAGGAGAGACCGGCCCGGCGCACCAGGGTGTCGGCAAGCTCTGTAACGGTGGTCATTCCCTCGAAAGCCCGCCGCTCGAGAAGAGCAGCGTCCACATCGAGCGTGGAGATGACGCGGGCGAGCAGGTCAAGGGCCTCGAAGAAGAGTTGAGCGGCTTCATGCCACACCGGCTGCAGGTTGTCCTCGGTGTCGTTGATGTCCCCGAACGGCACGTTGGCATGAAGCAGGTAAGCCTGCTGCAACAGGCCTGGAAGGCGACCGAGCCGCGAGCGGATGTGTTCCAGCACGACCGGGTTGCGCTTGTTGGGCATGATGCTGCTCACCTGCACGAATGCATCCGCGAGCCGAATCGCCGCCACCTCGTTGGCGGCCCAGAATAGCAGGTCGGCAGTGAAGCGGCTCAGAGTGGCACCCACGGTGGCACACTCGGCCAGGAAGGGCATCACGTAGTCGGTTGCGGCCACAGCGTCGTAAGAATTGCGCACCACCTCGTCGAAGCCCAGCAGCGCCGCCAGCAGGCGGCGGTCGATGGTGAAGCCGCTGGTCGTGAAGGCTGCGGCCCCGAGCGGGGACTGATTGACCAGCGGGTAGTGCGCCTCGAGGCGCCGCCGTGAGCGTTCGACGTTGCTGAGGACAGCCGCCAGGTAGTGGGCCAGTGTGGTGGGTTGGGCCTGTTGCCCGTGGGTGTAGCCCGGCATGACCGTTCGGATGTGCCGCCAGGCGAGTGCCAGGAGGGCTTCCGACAGGGCGCCCAGGCGCTCGTGCGCCTCGAGGAGCGCGCGGCGAAGGTCGAGCCGGTAGAGCGTGACGTCGATGTCGTTGCGGCTTCGCGCCAGGTGAAGGTTGTCCGCCATTTCCCCGACCTCTTGGCGCAGGCGCTGTTCGACGGCGAAGAAGATGTCCTCGACGTCGCCCCGGTAAGGCTCGGTTCGCAGGTTTCCGCTTTGAAGGCGAACCAGCCCGGCGGCGATCCGGGCGGCGTCGGCCCTGTTCAGCCAGCCTGCCCGCACCAGCGCCACCAGGTGCGCCCGCTCCAGGTCGAAGAAAAAGTCCCAGTAGTGCCGCTGCCAGTGTTCAAAGCCCGGCCGCAGCACATGGGCAATGTA from the Bacillota bacterium genome contains:
- the argH gene encoding argininosuccinate lyase — its product is MRTGTSRSWDDAYIAHVLRPGFEHWQRHYWDFFFDLERAHLVALVRAGWLNRADAARIAAGLVRLQSGNLRTEPYRGDVEDIFFAVEQRLRQEVGEMADNLHLARSRNDIDVTLYRLDLRRALLEAHERLGALSEALLALAWRHIRTVMPGYTHGQQAQPTTLAHYLAAVLSNVERSRRRLEAHYPLVNQSPLGAAAFTTSGFTIDRRLLAALLGFDEVVRNSYDAVAATDYVMPFLAECATVGATLSRFTADLLFWAANEVAAIRLADAFVQVSSIMPNKRNPVVLEHIRSRLGRLPGLLQQAYLLHANVPFGDINDTEDNLQPVWHEAAQLFFEALDLLARVISTLDVDAALLERRAFEGMTTVTELADTLVRRAGLSFRQAHSVASRLVDVARQRKLAPTEWTVSLLHDAALAVVGRTISMSDEELRQALDPLHFVEVRRTLGGPSPGEVSAMLAEQAAAIEA